The following proteins are encoded in a genomic region of Peromyscus maniculatus bairdii isolate BWxNUB_F1_BW_parent chromosome 12, HU_Pman_BW_mat_3.1, whole genome shotgun sequence:
- the Cd200 gene encoding OX-2 membrane glycoprotein isoform X1, with protein MGSLVFRRPICHLSTYSLIWGMAAVALCTAQVEVVTQDERKLLHTPASLRCSLKLSQEPLIVTWQKKKAVSPENMVTYSKAHGVVVQPAYKDRVNITELGLWNTSITFWNTTLDDEGCYMCLFNTFLAGKISGTACLTLYVQPIVFLHYNYFEDHLNITCSATARPAPAIAWKGTGTGIENSTESHVHSNGTTSVTSILRVKDPKNQVGKEVICQVLYLGTVIDYKQSLDKGFWFSVPLLLSIVSLVILLVLISILLYWKRHRNQERGESSQGMQRMK; from the exons ATGGGCAGTCTG GTGTTCAGGAGACCTATCTGCCATCTCTCCACCTACAGCCTGATTTGGGGCATGGCAGCCGTAGCGCTGTGCACAGCTCAAG TGGAAGTGGTGACCCAGGATGAAAGAAAGCTGCTGCACACACCTGCATCTTTACGATGTTCTCTGAAACTGTCCCAGGAACCCTTGATTGTGACATGGCAGAAAAAGAAAGCCGTAAGCCCAGAAAACATGGTCACTTACAGCAAAGCCCATGGGGTTGTAGTCCAACCTGCATACAAAGACAGGGTAAACATCACTGAGCTGGGACTCTGGAACACAAGCATCACCTTCTGGAACACAACACTGGATGATGAGGGCTGCTACATGTGTCTCTTCAATACTTTTCTTGCTGGGAAGATCTCAGGAACAGCCTGCCTCACCCTCTATG TACAGCCCATAGTATTCCTTCACTACAACTATTTTGAAGACCACCTAAACATCACTTGCTCTGCGACTGCCCGCCCAGCCCCTGCCATCGCCTGGAAGGGCACTGGTACAGGAATTGAGAATAGTACCGAGAGTCACGTCCATTCAAATGGGACCACATCTGTCACCAGCATCCTCCGGGTCAAAGACCCCAAGAATCAGGTTGGGAAGGAAGTGATCTGTCAGGTTTTATACCTGGGGACTGTGATTGACTACAAGCAGTCTCTGGACAAAG GATTTTGGTTTTCAGTTCCGCTGTTGCTAAGCATTGTCTCTCTGGTGATTCTTTTGGTCCTGATCTCAATCTTATTATACTGGAAACGCCACCGAAATCAGGAGCGAGGGGAATCATCACAGGGGATGCAAAGGATGAAATAA
- the Cd200 gene encoding OX-2 membrane glycoprotein isoform X3 has translation MMRAATCVSSILFLLGRSQEQPASPSMPIVFLHYNYFEDHLNITCSATARPAPAIAWKGTGTGIENSTESHVHSNGTTSVTSILRVKDPKNQVGKEVICQVLYLGTVIDYKQSLDKGFWFSVPLLLSIVSLVILLVLISILLYWKRHRNQERGESSQGMQRMK, from the exons ATGATGAGGGCTGCTACATGTGTCTCTTCAATACTTTTCTTGCTGGGAAGATCTCAGGAACAGCCTGCCTCACCCTCTATG CCCATAGTATTCCTTCACTACAACTATTTTGAAGACCACCTAAACATCACTTGCTCTGCGACTGCCCGCCCAGCCCCTGCCATCGCCTGGAAGGGCACTGGTACAGGAATTGAGAATAGTACCGAGAGTCACGTCCATTCAAATGGGACCACATCTGTCACCAGCATCCTCCGGGTCAAAGACCCCAAGAATCAGGTTGGGAAGGAAGTGATCTGTCAGGTTTTATACCTGGGGACTGTGATTGACTACAAGCAGTCTCTGGACAAAG GATTTTGGTTTTCAGTTCCGCTGTTGCTAAGCATTGTCTCTCTGGTGATTCTTTTGGTCCTGATCTCAATCTTATTATACTGGAAACGCCACCGAAATCAGGAGCGAGGGGAATCATCACAGGGGATGCAAAGGATGAAATAA
- the Cd200 gene encoding OX-2 membrane glycoprotein isoform X2 encodes MVTYSKAHGVVVQPAYKDRVNITELGLWNTSITFWNTTLDDEGCYMCLFNTFLAGKISGTACLTLYVQPIVFLHYNYFEDHLNITCSATARPAPAIAWKGTGTGIENSTESHVHSNGTTSVTSILRVKDPKNQVGKEVICQVLYLGTVIDYKQSLDKGFWFSVPLLLSIVSLVILLVLISILLYWKRHRNQERGESSQGMQRMK; translated from the exons ATGGTCACTTACAGCAAAGCCCATGGGGTTGTAGTCCAACCTGCATACAAAGACAGGGTAAACATCACTGAGCTGGGACTCTGGAACACAAGCATCACCTTCTGGAACACAACACTGGATGATGAGGGCTGCTACATGTGTCTCTTCAATACTTTTCTTGCTGGGAAGATCTCAGGAACAGCCTGCCTCACCCTCTATG TACAGCCCATAGTATTCCTTCACTACAACTATTTTGAAGACCACCTAAACATCACTTGCTCTGCGACTGCCCGCCCAGCCCCTGCCATCGCCTGGAAGGGCACTGGTACAGGAATTGAGAATAGTACCGAGAGTCACGTCCATTCAAATGGGACCACATCTGTCACCAGCATCCTCCGGGTCAAAGACCCCAAGAATCAGGTTGGGAAGGAAGTGATCTGTCAGGTTTTATACCTGGGGACTGTGATTGACTACAAGCAGTCTCTGGACAAAG GATTTTGGTTTTCAGTTCCGCTGTTGCTAAGCATTGTCTCTCTGGTGATTCTTTTGGTCCTGATCTCAATCTTATTATACTGGAAACGCCACCGAAATCAGGAGCGAGGGGAATCATCACAGGGGATGCAAAGGATGAAATAA